TGTCGCCTGAGCAGGTGGCCGCTCTGCGCCAGCGGGCCGCTGCCGGTGATCAAAAAGCCGCCCTTGCCCGCGAGTTTGGCATCAGCCGCGAGACCTTATACCAATACTTGAGATCGAATGACTAACCATGTTACAAACACAATGGCAGAGTGCCACTTCGACGATCCGAAGAATTAAGCTGGGCTGCAAACGAAAAGGAAAAGGTAATAATCAAAGACCTGGTACTAATGTCTTTTTATGCGCATGTCCATTAATTTTTAGGCCACTGGGAATTTTACACGAAAAGCAGTGCCGGCGGAACGGTCCAATTCAATTGAACCGTCAATCTGCTTGATCAGCATTTTGACCAACTGCAGTCCCAGGGTTTCTGATTTCTCCCACTCAAAATCCGCTGGTAGCCCAACCCCGTTGTTGGCCACAGTCAAGATCAGTTCATCGCTACCCTGGACTGCGATAACGTTGATTTCGTATCTACCCGCTCCGGAAACCGGAGTGCCCACGGGGAAGGCATGCTTGAAAGCGTTGGTGATCAATTCGTTCAGGATCAGTCCGCAGGATATGGCTTTATCTAGACTCACCATCACTCCGTCCGCCTGCACCGAGAAGTAGACATTGTGCTCTGATCCGAACTGGGCATGGATATGGGCGCTTATCATCTCGATATAGTTTTGTAGATCGATATGAGTCAGATACTTGGATAAGTAGAGACTCTCATGAACCTGGGCCATGGAACGGATCCGCCCTTCCAGTTCCTGCAGAAAAGGGTTTAACATTTCATTATGGGCTTTCGTTTCCTCCATTTTGATCAGGCCAATGATGATCATCAGGTTGTTCTTAACCCGGTGATGCACTTCTTTTAAAAGCACCTCTTTCTCTACCAGGGAATTTCTTAATTTTTCCTCGGCACATTCGCGCTCAGTGATGTCATTGTAGATGACCTGAAACTGCTTGTTACCGTTCCAAAGGATCTCCTTGCGAAAAGCTTGAAGATGGCGAATTTCGCCATTTTTCCTGATGATAGCGATTTTATATTCCCTAGGCCCGAAATCGCCCTGTTCCCGAGCTTTTACTCTGGCGTGAAACTCCTCATAGCTCTGTGGTGTATAGCGCGCCTTGAGGGGAATGCGGTTTATTTCATCCATGCTACCGTAGCCATATAAACCCAAAATCGTCCGGTTAGCATAAATGGTCTCGCCTTTGTCTGTTACGATGCGCACCCCTAAAGGCGAGTCCTCCAGTAAGCGCTGGAAATTTTCTTCATTTTTCTTTACAATTTCCTCTATTTGCTTGCGCTCGCTGATGTCGCTCAGCACGATGCGGCATACCCGTACGCCGTTGTCGTCTGGCGCGACGGACGCTTGCAGCAGCGCCCAGAATGCCGTGCCGTCGTGCTTCGCTATTCGCAACTCGCACGTCTGCGTTTCTCCGGTCTCAAAAAGCTGCTTGCGGTGTAGATAATAGATATCTTGATCCTCTTTGCTGATGAACTGGGTTAATGGCTGTTTGGAGAGAGCGCCCCGGGGCATACCTAGCAGGGTAGCGGCGGTAAGGTTAACCTCCAGCAGTAGCCCCTGTTCGCTGAGTGTGCAATAACCGACCGGAGCCAGGTCATAGAGATCAAAATAACGCGCTCGCGCGGTTTCCAGTTCCGTCTGCATCCGGCGCAACTCCTCGTTTTGCATCTCCAGCTCGATCTGGTGCACCCGCAGTTCGTATAGCATTTTTTGCGTTTCTTCCTGTGTCAGTTTTTTCGAGGCTTTGGCATCATCGCCCCTGAATTTTTCTTCCGCCCGCCGGCGCAGGCCGGCCGCGGCGCCGTTGCGTTTATATTTTTTTTCCATTTTACCCAGGCCGCATTTACCCGCGGGGTTGTTTTGTTTTTCGCTGCCGCGGCTGAACGACAGAGGCATCTCCGGCCGGCGTGGTCGCAGCGAATTCCACGCTACAAAGGGTGCCTCCGGACCCACCTTCTATGCTGAAACTGCCGGCGATCTGGTTGGCAAGCATCCGTACCAGGTTTAGCCCCACCCCCGCGTTCCCGGAAAGGTCAAAACCCGCCGGCAAGCCCACGCCGTCGTCTTTGACCTCAATTACGGCGCCAGCGGCGGTTTTTTTGAGCGCCAGGGTAATGGTCCCGCGCCGGCCGTCGGGAAAGGCGTATTTTATAGCGTTGGTCAGCAGTTCCGTGAGCATAAGCCCGAGCGGAGTGGCAGCTTTCAGCGCTACGGCGATGGGCTCCATATCCGTGTGGATGGCAATGTTGTCGGCCAACCCGAACATGTTGGCAACGATGCGGGCACAGTACTCGTCCAGGCGCACCTCGCTGCTTGAACCAACGGCATAGAGCAGGGGGTACAGCCCGGCTATGGACTTGACCCGGCCATCCAGGCTACGGAGAACGGCCTGCGTCTCCGCGCCAACGCCGGGGTTCAACGCCAGGCTGATCATGCCGGATATCAGGGCGAAACTGTTTTTGGCGCGGTGCTGAAGCTCGCTGAGCAGGTTGCGGTTTTCCTGAAACGCGGTTTGCAAAGCCGCTTCGGCCTGCTTGTGCGCGCTGCAGTCGGTGATCACAATGCGGCAGACGGGATCGCCGCCGGCGACCTGCGCAGCGGTGGCGGTCAGCTGGGCCCAGAATGTAGTGTCGTCTTTTTTCACCATGCGTAACTCAAACGTCTGCGCCGCAGCAGTCGCAAAAAGCTGCTTGCGGTGCATATAGAAAATGTCCTGGTCCTCCCTGATGATGAATCTGGTCAACAGCTGCTTGGCGAGAGCGCCCCGGGACATGCCCAGCAGAGTGGCGGCGGTGAGGTTGGCCTCCAGGATCAGGCCCATGGCACTGATGGTGCAATAGCCCGCCGGGGCCAGGTCATAGAGGTCGAAATAGCGCGCGCGTACGGCGTCCAGTTCCGCCTGCGCCCGAATCAGTTCCTCGTTCTGCATCTCCAGTTCGATCTGGTGCACCCGCAGTTCGAACAGCATTTTCCGCGTTTCTTCCGGCGTCAGTTTTTTCGCGGCGTCCGTGGTCCTGAAATTTTCTTCCGCCTTTTTGCGCAGGTCGGCAAGAAATTGGGACCCGGTTTTGATTTCGTCAATACCAGCGATCTTTTTATTTGGCATGTTGTTTACCTTTAAGGAACGGCGATTCATGCGTGTCCCCGCCAGGGGGAATCGCCCCTTGGTTATTACTCTTCACTCCGAACTCCTTACTCCCAACTCCGAACGATTCCCCCCCCCCCCCGTTCCGTCGTGGCGATGGCATACATCTTTCCAGCCTCATTCACCAAAGCGGTAGAGACTATCGAGACCTCCACGGTAGAACCATCTTTGGCGAGCCGTTGGGTTTTATGCGGATCCAAAATCTCGGCCTGGCTAAGCTGCACGATCTTGGCCAGCGCGTCTTGGCGCAATTCCTTCGGTATCCGGTCGCGGACATTCATGGCCAGCGCCTCGGCCTCGCTCCAGCCGTACAGGCCCATCGCTCCCTTGTTCCAGGCGATGATGCGACCTTCCATATCCTGGACGGTGACGGCATCCTGGCTGTCATTGATCACCGCGGCCAGGTGACGCAGCAACTTTGCTTCATGCAGCGCCGCCTGCGCCTGCGCCTGAG
The genomic region above belongs to Candidatus Aminicenantes bacterium and contains:
- a CDS encoding PAS domain S-box protein; the protein is MPLSFSRGSEKQNNPAGKCGLGKMEKKYKRNGAAAGLRRRAEEKFRGDDAKASKKLTQEETQKMLYELRVHQIELEMQNEELRRMQTELETARARYFDLYDLAPVGYCTLSEQGLLLEVNLTAATLLGMPRGALSKQPLTQFISKEDQDIYYLHRKQLFETGETQTCELRIAKHDGTAFWALLQASVAPDDNGVRVCRIVLSDISERKQIEEIVKKNEENFQRLLEDSPLGVRIVTDKGETIYANRTILGLYGYGSMDEINRIPLKARYTPQSYEEFHARVKAREQGDFGPREYKIAIIRKNGEIRHLQAFRKEILWNGNKQFQVIYNDITERECAEEKLRNSLVEKEVLLKEVHHRVKNNLMIIIGLIKMEETKAHNEMLNPFLQELEGRIRSMAQVHESLYLSKYLTHIDLQNYIEMISAHIHAQFGSEHNVYFSVQADGVMVSLDKAISCGLILNELITNAFKHAFPVGTPVSGAGRYEINVIAVQGSDELILTVANNGVGLPADFEWEKSETLGLQLVKMLIKQIDGSIELDRSAGTAFRVKFPVA
- a CDS encoding PAS domain S-box protein, giving the protein MPNKKIAGIDEIKTGSQFLADLRKKAEENFRTTDAAKKLTPEETRKMLFELRVHQIELEMQNEELIRAQAELDAVRARYFDLYDLAPAGYCTISAMGLILEANLTAATLLGMSRGALAKQLLTRFIIREDQDIFYMHRKQLFATAAAQTFELRMVKKDDTTFWAQLTATAAQVAGGDPVCRIVITDCSAHKQAEAALQTAFQENRNLLSELQHRAKNSFALISGMISLALNPGVGAETQAVLRSLDGRVKSIAGLYPLLYAVGSSSEVRLDEYCARIVANMFGLADNIAIHTDMEPIAVALKAATPLGLMLTELLTNAIKYAFPDGRRGTITLALKKTAAGAVIEVKDDGVGLPAGFDLSGNAGVGLNLVRMLANQIAGSFSIEGGSGGTLCSVEFAATTPAGDASVVQPRQRKTKQPRG